The following are encoded together in the Citrobacter arsenatis genome:
- a CDS encoding porin — translation MKKSVVALAVMALGVTSVHAAEIYNKDGNKLDLYGKVKAVHSWTDGTDADGTYARLGFRGETQINDQLTGYGQFESQFDASKAEGSQNGVNTRLAFAGLDYGHDVSFDYGRNYGIAYDVGAYTDTLSEFGGDSYENTDRFLTTRTSGVATLRTKNLFGAVDGLSLGAQYQGQDDTDKDPTKQHGNGYGFSLGYDNIADSGVSAIAAYTTSAVTAQQKQNGWDGENAEFWGAGLKYDANAIYVATMYGESHNLIQDADKAEHFEAMAAYVFDFGLRPNVAYVHARDNNNNDLTEYVALGTDYYFNKNIVADVGYKINLLDGADGDNQVVAGLTYQF, via the coding sequence ATGAAAAAGTCAGTAGTGGCATTAGCTGTAATGGCATTAGGGGTAACCTCCGTTCATGCAGCGGAAATTTATAATAAAGATGGCAACAAACTGGATCTGTACGGCAAAGTAAAAGCGGTCCATTCATGGACTGACGGCACTGATGCTGACGGTACCTACGCACGTCTGGGTTTTCGCGGTGAGACTCAAATCAACGATCAACTGACCGGTTACGGCCAATTTGAAAGTCAGTTTGATGCCTCTAAAGCAGAAGGTTCTCAGAATGGTGTTAATACACGTCTGGCGTTTGCTGGTCTGGATTATGGCCATGACGTTAGCTTTGACTATGGTCGTAACTACGGTATCGCTTACGACGTCGGAGCTTACACTGACACTCTTTCAGAGTTCGGCGGTGACTCCTATGAAAATACTGACCGCTTCCTTACTACACGCACTTCTGGCGTTGCAACACTCCGCACCAAAAATCTGTTTGGTGCCGTTGATGGCCTGAGCCTGGGCGCGCAGTATCAGGGTCAGGATGATACCGATAAGGATCCGACGAAACAGCACGGTAATGGCTACGGCTTCTCCCTGGGCTACGACAATATTGCCGATTCCGGCGTGTCTGCGATTGCGGCTTACACCACCAGTGCGGTGACTGCTCAGCAGAAACAGAATGGTTGGGATGGCGAAAACGCAGAGTTCTGGGGCGCTGGCCTGAAGTATGATGCTAATGCTATCTACGTAGCGACCATGTACGGCGAGTCCCACAACCTGATTCAGGATGCGGACAAAGCTGAGCACTTTGAAGCGATGGCTGCGTATGTGTTTGATTTCGGTCTGCGTCCGAACGTGGCTTACGTCCACGCGCGTGATAACAACAATAATGACCTGACCGAATACGTAGCGCTGGGTACAGACTACTACTTCAACAAAAACATCGTGGCTGATGTGGGTTACAAAATTAACCTGCTCGATGGCGCTGATGGCGACAACCAGGTTGTTGCGGGTCTGACCTATCAGTTCTAA
- a CDS encoding LysR family transcriptional regulator, giving the protein MSTPISLKHLEFFTKIVDCGGLSEAAAQLNVSPSAVSKSLAAMEDTLGTTLIKRTTRSITLTDAGQYLFNRANKLLKEFDETLNTTSGYYHSPQGELRITCSIAFGYSRLVNLVDKYRSQFPDVNLYIDLNDNFVNLNETDFDIALRISTAPPQNYAMRKLVPVRWAYCASPGYLAKKGMPQRRSDLVNHDCLVYPGLTPVLKVADEQDRLHQLKLHMPIQANSSLVLLKSVLEDQGVAYLPTYLIGDHIQKEEITPLMLDGTITCETHALYALYFPSKYSNPKVRSFIDFLVAELGPLPAWDNWIPE; this is encoded by the coding sequence ATGAGTACGCCGATTTCACTCAAGCATCTGGAGTTTTTTACTAAAATCGTCGACTGCGGGGGATTGTCAGAAGCCGCGGCGCAGCTCAACGTATCGCCTTCTGCGGTCAGCAAAAGCCTGGCCGCGATGGAAGACACGCTGGGCACGACATTAATTAAACGTACTACTCGCAGTATTACCCTGACCGACGCCGGGCAATATCTCTTCAACCGTGCTAATAAGCTTTTGAAAGAATTCGATGAAACGCTGAATACCACTTCCGGTTATTACCACAGCCCGCAGGGTGAATTACGCATAACCTGCTCAATTGCGTTTGGTTATTCCCGACTGGTGAACCTGGTGGATAAATATCGCTCCCAGTTCCCAGATGTGAATCTGTATATCGATCTCAACGATAACTTCGTGAATCTGAACGAAACGGATTTCGACATCGCTCTGCGCATCTCCACCGCGCCGCCGCAAAACTATGCGATGCGCAAGCTGGTGCCTGTTCGCTGGGCATACTGCGCCTCGCCCGGCTACCTTGCCAAAAAAGGCATGCCCCAGCGTCGAAGCGATCTGGTCAATCATGATTGTCTGGTATACCCGGGCCTTACGCCGGTACTGAAGGTGGCAGATGAACAGGATCGTTTGCACCAGTTAAAACTGCATATGCCGATCCAGGCCAACAGCAGCCTGGTGTTGCTGAAGTCGGTGTTAGAAGATCAGGGGGTGGCATATTTGCCCACCTATCTGATTGGCGATCATATTCAAAAAGAGGAGATAACGCCGCTGATGCTCGACGGCACCATTACCTGCGAAACTCACGCCCTGTATGCGCTGTACTTTCCCAGCAAGTACAGCAACCCGAAGGTGCGATCGTTTATCGATTTTCTGGTGGCGGAACTCGGCCCCTTGCCCGCCTGGGACAACTGGATCCCGGAGTAA
- a CDS encoding dicarboxylate/amino acid:cation symporter, with translation MWSRLEPYRSSIILLVALVIGGLLGIYAPSFASKLQPIGQIFLNLLFMIIVPLVGISVMSSIASMTDLKRLGRIMAIIFIVSIAMAFIPAAGIVALALWYNPAQGVTIDLSQSVQAGSGKMDFVSMITTSDFIGLFSKSNILALIVMAIIAGVAIGQSDQAGKRIASLLEDANTVIMKIVSIIMKVAPIGLGCYFAATMASQDSALLLTFARAIGLFMVATLVYFVFGSILYSYIGGGIPAVKAFWRNAIEPSATALGTCSSLGTLPVTLRAGKAMGINPEIVDVSIPLLVNLNKGGVAMIAALKIVFIYSVLGMEFTTETFFLTMLIAVLSAIIVGGVPGGAFLGEIFIVTTLGLPMEAIPMLVVLGTITDAPATLINVIHDLNAAQIVERFAGKKQTNTEINSTAAVV, from the coding sequence ATGTGGTCACGACTCGAACCCTACAGATCGTCGATTATTTTATTAGTTGCTCTGGTGATTGGCGGCTTATTAGGTATTTATGCCCCGTCGTTTGCAAGTAAACTCCAGCCAATAGGTCAGATATTCCTGAACCTGTTATTTATGATTATTGTGCCGCTGGTGGGGATCAGCGTCATGTCGTCGATCGCCAGTATGACCGACCTGAAAAGGTTGGGGCGCATTATGGCGATTATCTTTATTGTTTCGATCGCCATGGCCTTTATTCCGGCAGCCGGGATCGTCGCGCTGGCGCTATGGTATAACCCGGCGCAGGGCGTCACTATCGATCTCTCGCAGTCGGTGCAGGCGGGCAGCGGCAAGATGGATTTTGTCAGTATGATCACCACCAGCGATTTTATCGGACTGTTTTCGAAGTCCAATATTCTGGCGCTGATCGTAATGGCGATCATCGCCGGTGTGGCGATTGGCCAGTCGGATCAGGCTGGTAAACGCATTGCGTCTCTGCTGGAAGACGCCAATACCGTGATCATGAAGATCGTCTCGATCATTATGAAGGTCGCGCCGATTGGTCTGGGCTGCTACTTCGCCGCCACCATGGCCAGTCAGGACTCTGCACTACTGTTAACCTTTGCCCGCGCCATCGGCCTGTTTATGGTTGCCACGCTGGTCTACTTTGTCTTTGGCTCGATTCTCTATTCATATATTGGCGGCGGTATTCCGGCGGTCAAAGCCTTCTGGCGTAACGCGATTGAACCCTCCGCGACCGCGCTGGGAACCTGCTCTTCGCTGGGGACGCTGCCGGTAACGCTGCGTGCCGGTAAGGCGATGGGGATTAACCCGGAAATCGTCGATGTCTCCATTCCGCTGCTGGTTAACCTGAACAAAGGCGGCGTGGCGATGATTGCCGCGCTAAAAATAGTCTTTATCTATTCCGTGCTGGGCATGGAGTTCACCACCGAGACCTTTTTCCTGACGATGCTGATTGCGGTGCTCTCTGCCATTATCGTGGGCGGCGTTCCGGGCGGGGCGTTTCTCGGTGAAATCTTTATCGTCACCACGCTGGGCCTGCCGATGGAAGCGATCCCAATGCTGGTGGTGCTGGGCACAATTACCGATGCGCCGGCCACACTGATTAACGTTATCCACGATTTGAATGCGGCGCAGATTGTTGAACGGTTCGCTGGAAAAAAGCAGACCAACACTGAAATAAACTCTACTGCTGCGGTGGTATAG
- a CDS encoding GNAT family N-acetyltransferase, producing MTMNIRIFSLRMTPEKLHEVTAYFQQQWASEDSMRVYEDALHRCIGAKNPLPQWYWLQDGDSIVGCAGLITNDFISRGELWPWLCALYVDPRYRGHGLAFRLIEHIAQQAKQLGFMQLHLCTDLEGLYEKAGFYFDGPGYHPWGEVSRVYSRNL from the coding sequence ATGACAATGAACATCCGCATTTTTTCCCTGCGCATGACGCCGGAAAAACTGCACGAGGTCACCGCTTACTTTCAGCAACAATGGGCCTCGGAAGACTCCATGAGAGTTTACGAGGATGCACTGCATCGTTGTATTGGCGCAAAGAACCCGCTACCGCAGTGGTACTGGCTGCAGGACGGCGACAGCATTGTTGGCTGCGCCGGATTAATCACTAATGATTTTATCAGTCGCGGCGAACTGTGGCCGTGGCTATGCGCGCTCTATGTCGATCCTCGCTATCGTGGTCACGGTCTGGCATTTCGCCTGATTGAACATATTGCGCAACAGGCTAAACAGTTAGGCTTTATGCAGCTCCATTTGTGTACTGACCTGGAAGGTTTATATGAGAAAGCGGGATTTTATTTTGACGGGCCGGGCTATCATCCGTGGGGGGAAGTCTCACGGGTCTACAGTCGTAATCTGTAA
- the yjiL gene encoding putative 2-hydroxyacyl-CoA dehydratase activator YjiL (YjiL, as found in Escherichia coli, is a homolog of the activator ATPases of enzymes such as lactoyl-CoA dehydratase, (R)-phenyllactate dehydratase, and 2-hydroxyisocaproyl-CoA dehydratase. The typical substrate of those enzymes is acyl-CoA with an OH at the beta-position. YjiL is the putative activator for the cognate protein YjiM, a putative 2-hydroxyacyl-CoA dehydratase with unknown specificity, encoded by the adjacent gene.), which yields MAYSIGIDSGSTATKGILLESNVIKRRFLCPTPFRPAEAIAQAWDTLQAGLDDRPFLTLTGYGRQLVDYADKQVTEISCHGLGARLLAPGTRTVIDIGGQDSKVIQLDDDGNLSDFLMNDKCAAGTGRFLEVISRTLGASVEQLDAITAGIEPHAITSMCTVFAESEVISLRSAGVAPEAILAGVINAMARRSANFIGRLSGQAPLLFTGGVSHCHAFARMLEGHVGIPVHTHPDAQFAGAIGAALIGQRQGKRE from the coding sequence ATGGCATACTCAATAGGGATCGATTCCGGATCCACGGCGACTAAAGGTATTTTGCTGGAAAGCAACGTCATCAAACGTCGCTTCCTCTGCCCAACGCCATTTCGCCCTGCCGAAGCGATCGCGCAGGCATGGGACACGCTGCAGGCGGGGCTGGACGATAGACCATTTTTAACCCTCACCGGTTACGGACGGCAGCTCGTGGATTATGCCGACAAACAGGTCACTGAAATTTCCTGCCACGGGCTGGGGGCACGCTTGCTGGCTCCCGGTACCCGCACAGTGATTGATATCGGCGGTCAGGACAGTAAAGTCATCCAGTTAGATGACGATGGCAACCTCAGCGATTTCTTGATGAACGACAAATGTGCGGCAGGGACCGGACGATTTCTGGAAGTCATCTCACGCACGCTCGGTGCCAGCGTAGAGCAGTTGGATGCGATTACCGCTGGCATCGAACCACATGCCATCACCAGCATGTGTACGGTTTTTGCCGAGTCTGAGGTCATCAGCCTGCGCTCTGCGGGTGTCGCGCCGGAGGCAATTTTAGCTGGCGTAATCAACGCGATGGCCAGACGCAGCGCAAACTTCATCGGGCGGCTTTCAGGGCAAGCTCCACTATTATTTACCGGGGGAGTAAGCCACTGTCACGCCTTCGCTCGTATGCTTGAAGGCCACGTGGGTATTCCCGTGCACACGCATCCCGACGCGCAGTTTGCCGGAGCGATTGGGGCCGCGTTAATTGGTCAACGTCAGGGGAAACGTGAGTGA
- a CDS encoding DUF445 domain-containing protein — MNKIAELKRAKRLALSLLLIAAATFVITLFLPPNFWVLGIKAIAEAAMVGALADWFAVVALFRRVPIPFISQHTAIIPRNKDRIGENLGQFVQEKFLDTQSLVALIRRHEPALLIGNWFSQPENAQRIGQHLLQIMSGFLELTDDARIQRLIKRAVHKAIDKVDLSGTSALMLESMTKNNRHQVLLDTLIAQLIALLQRDSSRAFIARQVVHWLETEHPLKAKILPTEWLGEHSAELVSDAVNSLLDDISHDRAHQIRHAFDRATFKLIDKLKHDPEMAVRAESMKSYLKGDEAFNRYLGELWADLRQWVKTDINADDSRVKQRIASAGQWFGETLVADSALRASLNGHLEQAAHKVAPEFATFLTRHISDTVKSWDARDMSQQIELNIGKDLQFIRVNGTLVGGFIGLVLYLLSQIPSLLTLVNF; from the coding sequence ATGAATAAAATTGCTGAACTCAAACGCGCCAAGCGGCTGGCGCTCTCATTGCTGCTGATTGCCGCCGCGACCTTCGTCATCACGCTGTTTCTGCCGCCTAACTTCTGGGTGCTGGGGATCAAAGCGATCGCCGAAGCGGCGATGGTCGGCGCGCTGGCGGACTGGTTCGCCGTGGTGGCGCTTTTTCGTCGGGTGCCGATCCCGTTTATCTCGCAACATACGGCAATTATCCCGCGTAATAAGGACAGGATCGGCGAAAACCTCGGGCAGTTTGTGCAGGAAAAATTTCTCGACACCCAGTCGCTGGTCGCGTTGATCCGCCGCCATGAACCGGCGTTGTTGATCGGTAACTGGTTCAGTCAGCCGGAAAACGCCCAGCGCATCGGCCAGCATCTGCTGCAAATTATGAGCGGTTTTCTCGAACTGACCGACGACGCGCGCATTCAGCGGCTGATCAAGCGGGCGGTGCACAAGGCCATCGACAAGGTTGATCTCTCCGGTACCAGCGCGCTGATGCTGGAAAGCATGACCAAAAACAATCGCCATCAGGTGCTACTCGACACGCTGATCGCCCAACTGATCGCCCTGCTCCAGCGCGACAGCTCGCGGGCGTTTATCGCCAGACAGGTCGTGCACTGGCTGGAAACCGAACATCCGCTGAAAGCGAAGATCCTGCCGACCGAATGGCTGGGCGAGCACAGCGCCGAACTGGTGTCTGATGCCGTTAACTCCTTGCTGGATGACATCAGCCACGATCGGGCGCATCAGATCCGCCACGCCTTCGATCGCGCTACGTTTAAGCTCATCGATAAGCTCAAACACGATCCGGAGATGGCCGTGCGGGCCGAAAGCATGAAAAGCTATCTGAAGGGAGACGAAGCCTTCAACCGTTATCTTGGCGAACTATGGGCAGACCTGCGCCAGTGGGTGAAAACCGATATTAACGCCGACGATTCACGCGTGAAGCAGCGCATTGCCAGCGCCGGGCAGTGGTTCGGCGAAACGCTGGTTGCCGACAGCGCCCTGCGCGCCTCACTGAACGGACACCTGGAGCAGGCCGCACATAAAGTAGCGCCAGAGTTCGCCACCTTCCTGACGCGCCACATTAGCGACACGGTGAAAAGCTGGGATGCGCGCGATATGTCGCAGCAAATTGAGCTGAACATCGGTAAAGATTTGCAGTTTATCCGCGTCAACGGCACGTTAGTCGGCGGTTTTATTGGGCTGGTGCTATACCTGTTGTCGCAAATTCCTTCCCTGCTGACGCTGGTGAATTTTTAA
- a CDS encoding MFS transporter — protein MSQGSPASNRQAISVALFGMLVLTLGMGIGRFLYTPMLPVLLSEGQFTFDQLSWIASANYAGYLAGSLLFSFGLFHLPSRLRPMLLTSALATAGLILAMASVTQPALVMLIRFLAGVASAGMMIFGSMIVLHHTRHPFVIAALFSGVGAGILLGNEYVISGLHFALSSHTLWLGAAAASALFFVLLVILLPSRDHALPAAVPVKTAHQPMSWWLLALLYGLAGFGYIIVATYLPLMAKSAGSPLLTAHLWSLVGISIIPGCFAWLWAARRWGVLQCLTANLLIQSACVVMTLASDSLSLLVISSAGFGATFMGTTSLVMPLARQLSVPRNINLLGLVTLTYGIGQILGPLLTSLLGSGAQAIVNATLCGAVALFIAALISLTQLYKQRFASPKRV, from the coding sequence ATGTCCCAGGGAAGCCCAGCTTCAAATCGTCAGGCCATCAGCGTCGCGCTGTTTGGTATGCTGGTCTTAACGCTGGGCATGGGAATTGGACGCTTTCTGTATACGCCAATGCTCCCGGTGCTGCTGTCGGAAGGTCAGTTCACATTTGACCAACTTTCCTGGATTGCCAGCGCCAACTACGCCGGATACCTGGCGGGAAGCCTGCTCTTCTCCTTCGGGCTCTTTCATCTTCCCTCACGCTTACGCCCGATGTTGCTAACGTCCGCGCTCGCTACCGCAGGGTTGATTCTGGCGATGGCAAGCGTTACGCAGCCCGCGCTGGTGATGTTGATCCGTTTTCTGGCGGGCGTCGCCAGCGCCGGTATGATGATCTTTGGTTCGATGATCGTCCTGCATCATACCCGGCATCCCTTCGTGATCGCGGCGTTGTTCTCCGGCGTTGGCGCAGGCATTTTGCTGGGCAATGAATATGTCATTAGCGGTCTGCATTTTGCATTGTCATCGCATACCCTCTGGCTGGGCGCGGCAGCGGCCTCGGCGTTGTTCTTTGTGCTACTGGTTATACTCCTGCCCTCTCGCGATCACGCACTTCCCGCTGCAGTCCCGGTAAAAACGGCGCATCAGCCGATGTCCTGGTGGCTGCTGGCGCTGCTGTACGGGCTGGCCGGATTTGGCTACATCATTGTCGCCACCTACCTGCCGCTCATGGCGAAAAGCGCCGGTTCGCCGCTGCTAACTGCCCATCTCTGGTCGCTGGTCGGCATATCGATTATTCCGGGTTGTTTCGCCTGGCTATGGGCCGCGCGACGCTGGGGGGTATTGCAATGCCTGACGGCGAATTTGCTGATTCAAAGCGCCTGCGTGGTGATGACGCTTGCCAGTGACTCCTTATCGCTGCTGGTGATAAGCAGCGCGGGGTTTGGCGCAACGTTTATGGGAACCACTTCGCTGGTGATGCCGCTCGCCCGTCAACTTAGCGTACCGCGCAATATTAATCTGCTGGGCCTGGTCACTCTGACTTACGGCATTGGGCAAATACTCGGGCCGCTATTAACCAGCCTGCTGGGAAGCGGCGCTCAGGCGATCGTTAACGCCACGTTGTGCGGCGCGGTCGCGTTGTTTATTGCGGCGCTTATCAGTCTCACACAATTATACAAACAGCGTTTCGCCTCCCCCAAAAGGGTATAA
- a CDS encoding double-cubane-cluster-containing anaerobic reductase: MSLITDLPAIFNQFSDARQKGFLTVMDLKEQGIPLVGTYCTFMPQEIAMAAGAVVVSLCSTSDETIEEAEKDLPRNLCPLIKSSYGFGKTDKCPYFYFSDLVVGETTCDGKKKMYEYMAEFKAVHVMQLPNSASDAASRALWKAEILRLQQAVEARFGTPITEAALREAIILKNQERRALASFYRVGQLNPPALSGSDILKVVYGATFRFDKEALIDELNSMAERVHQEWQAGKRLASRPRILITGCPIGGAAEKVVRAIEENGGWVVGYENCTGAKATEQCVAETGDVYDALTDKYLAIGCSCISPNDQRLKMLSQMVKEYQADGVVDVILQACHTYAVESLAIKRHVRQQHNIPYIAIETDYSSADIGQLSTRVAAFIEML; this comes from the coding sequence ATGTCGCTAATCACCGATTTACCCGCCATTTTTAATCAATTCTCCGACGCCCGTCAGAAAGGTTTTCTCACCGTAATGGATCTTAAAGAGCAGGGTATCCCGCTCGTTGGGACCTATTGCACCTTTATGCCGCAGGAGATAGCGATGGCGGCAGGCGCGGTCGTCGTTTCGCTATGCTCAACCTCTGATGAAACCATTGAAGAAGCAGAAAAAGATCTGCCGCGTAACCTGTGTCCGCTGATCAAAAGCAGCTACGGGTTTGGTAAAACTGATAAATGTCCGTACTTCTACTTCTCTGACCTGGTGGTGGGCGAAACCACCTGCGATGGTAAAAAGAAGATGTACGAGTACATGGCTGAATTTAAAGCGGTACATGTGATGCAACTGCCCAACAGTGCCAGTGATGCGGCTTCGCGGGCGCTGTGGAAAGCCGAGATCCTGCGTCTGCAGCAAGCTGTCGAAGCCCGTTTTGGCACCCCGATTACCGAAGCCGCGCTACGTGAAGCCATCATTCTAAAAAATCAGGAACGTCGTGCACTGGCGAGTTTTTACCGCGTTGGCCAACTCAATCCCCCCGCACTCAGCGGCAGTGACATTCTAAAAGTCGTCTACGGTGCAACCTTCCGCTTTGACAAAGAAGCACTGATCGACGAGCTTAATAGCATGGCCGAGCGGGTACATCAGGAATGGCAGGCCGGGAAACGTCTGGCGTCGCGTCCACGCATACTGATAACCGGCTGCCCCATCGGCGGCGCGGCAGAAAAAGTGGTTCGTGCCATTGAAGAAAACGGCGGTTGGGTGGTGGGTTATGAAAACTGCACCGGCGCGAAAGCCACTGAGCAGTGCGTGGCGGAAACGGGCGACGTCTACGACGCACTGACCGATAAATACCTCGCCATCGGCTGCTCTTGTATTTCCCCTAACGATCAACGCCTGAAAATGCTCAGCCAAATGGTTAAAGAATACCAGGCTGACGGCGTCGTCGATGTCATTTTACAGGCTTGCCACACTTACGCCGTTGAATCACTCGCCATCAAACGCCACGTCCGCCAACAGCACAACATTCCTTACATCGCTATTGAAACCGACTACTCCAGCGCGGATATCGGCCAGCTTAGCACCCGTGTCGCCGCCTTCATTGAAATGTTGTGA
- a CDS encoding DUF3343 domain-containing protein — MKEALFLFHTTLGVIKTRKALQAAGMCFRVADIPRELRGGCGLCIYIDCVAGEENEWVIAGHTESIYRLENGDWRCIATFPPS, encoded by the coding sequence GTGAAGGAAGCTCTGTTCTTGTTTCATACTACTCTCGGCGTCATCAAAACGCGTAAAGCGCTACAGGCTGCGGGTATGTGCTTTCGGGTGGCCGATATTCCCCGCGAGCTACGCGGTGGCTGCGGGCTGTGTATTTACATCGACTGCGTTGCTGGCGAGGAGAATGAGTGGGTAATTGCGGGTCATACCGAATCTATCTACCGTCTTGAAAACGGAGACTGGCGCTGCATTGCCACTTTTCCCCCTTCCTGA
- the metC gene encoding cystathionine beta-lyase produces MKDAMKLETHLVVAGRDKRYTQGAVNPVIQRASSLVFDTVKDKKFATANRANGELFYGRRGTYTHFAFQKAMSELEGGVGCALYPCGAAAVTNAILAFVQGGDHILMTGAAYEPTQDFCNKILSKFNVETTYYDPLIGAGIVDLLRPETKVVFLESPSSITMEVQDVPGMVKAIRAVNPDIVIMIDNTWAAGVLFKALDYGVDISIQAGTKYTIGHSDGMLGTAVSNARCWDRLRENSYLMGQTLDADTAYNGSRGLRTLAVRLKQHQESSIHIARWLSARPEVARVNHPALPECPGHEYFQRDFTGSSGLFSFVLKQRLTDEQMANFLDNFSLFHMAYSWGGFESLILANQPEELNSIRPAGEVDFSGTLVRVHIGLEDIDDLIADLDAGFARIA; encoded by the coding sequence ATGAAAGACGCAATGAAGCTTGAGACGCACCTGGTTGTTGCTGGTCGTGACAAACGCTACACCCAGGGCGCGGTGAATCCGGTTATCCAACGCGCCTCTTCGCTGGTGTTTGATACCGTGAAGGACAAGAAATTTGCCACCGCCAATCGCGCGAACGGCGAGCTGTTTTACGGTCGTCGCGGAACCTACACCCACTTTGCCTTTCAGAAGGCAATGAGCGAGCTGGAAGGCGGCGTTGGTTGCGCGTTGTACCCGTGCGGTGCAGCGGCGGTGACCAATGCGATTCTGGCGTTTGTTCAGGGTGGCGATCATATTCTGATGACGGGCGCGGCCTACGAGCCAACTCAGGATTTTTGCAATAAGATCCTGAGCAAATTTAACGTGGAAACCACGTATTACGATCCGCTGATCGGCGCGGGTATCGTCGATCTTCTGCGTCCCGAAACGAAGGTCGTATTCCTCGAGTCGCCGAGTTCGATAACCATGGAAGTCCAGGATGTACCGGGGATGGTGAAGGCTATCCGCGCGGTGAATCCGGATATTGTCATTATGATCGACAACACCTGGGCGGCGGGCGTGCTGTTCAAAGCGCTGGATTATGGCGTGGATATTTCCATTCAGGCGGGAACGAAGTACACCATCGGTCATTCGGACGGCATGCTGGGTACGGCGGTGTCGAACGCCCGGTGTTGGGATCGCCTGCGCGAAAACTCCTATTTGATGGGGCAAACGCTGGATGCCGATACGGCCTACAACGGCAGCCGTGGATTGCGCACTCTGGCGGTACGTCTTAAGCAGCATCAGGAGAGCAGCATCCATATTGCCCGCTGGCTGTCGGCAAGGCCGGAAGTGGCGCGGGTGAATCATCCTGCTTTACCGGAATGTCCGGGCCACGAGTATTTTCAGCGTGACTTTACCGGAAGCTCTGGCCTGTTCTCGTTTGTGCTGAAACAGAGACTGACCGACGAACAGATGGCGAATTTTCTCGATAACTTCTCGCTGTTCCATATGGCCTATTCGTGGGGTGGATTTGAGTCACTCATTCTGGCGAATCAGCCGGAAGAGCTGAACAGCATTCGCCCGGCAGGAGAGGTGGATTTTAGCGGTACGCTGGTCAGAGTGCATATTGGCCTCGAGGATATCGACGACCTGATTGCCGATCTGGACGCGGGATTTGCCCGCATTGCGTAA